One genomic segment of Paenibacillus sp. FSL H8-0332 includes these proteins:
- a CDS encoding carbohydrate binding domain-containing protein → MKSKRTRLLVPVLITSMILSIAMSMFVLPPARAEAASIGTVTENDTIYQIMVDRFHDGNTSNNATGAAIRYGENSEEDFRYMKGGDWQGVIDKLPYIHNMGYTAIWISPVAEPQMTNRENNGTGKNTAYHGYNVKDPNKANPYFGTKEKLKELVDSAHALGIKVIIDVVPNHIGDYMLGTQAYYDIPSLQPAAPFNNPAWYHHNGDINWSLADGRYDQWAQDYLENHDLGGLDDIDFDVPAAKQAIFSSIKGWFDYTGADGARVDAAKLIKPTDIGELQNLLGVNTFGENFDGNAEFVSRWVGTNKEWGMLDFPLFFSVLNSFAYGQSFDANIKGTLAQDSYYGGNANHMVTFIDNHDRNRFLTEAGGSVEKLQNALSFIFTVRGTPVVFQGTEQNKGNGNGQIMTGGIADTWNRWSMVKRDANGNVLENYFNENASTFKHVAKLNEIRKNNPALRTGTQREMWSAQNLYAFSRRIDTGTNVGQEVISAFSNASGGSQTVTLPLRAESTLTAGTVLVNQLNPSDTVTVQAGGATGKQITVTLGANSAKIYSKTQSIVDTKAPTVPENVTATVQNASSALVSWSASTDNVGVTGYEIYRNGVKIGTSATTSYTDSGLSGSTNYSYTVKAYDAAANLSALSAAALIVTPAGNSVTIYYKQGYTNPYIHYRPVGGTWTVSPGVAIPAAEVAGYNKITINIGAATQLEACFNNGSGTWDSNGGSNYLFGTGTWTYTPTGNIQAGGPVTPTASPTATPTVAPTATPTVAPTATPTVAPTVAPTATPVPTATPAGNTATIYYKNTAFSNSYIHYKLDGATVWTTSPGVQMQASDFSGYKSITIPLGSATGLTAAFNNGSGTWDSNGGNNYHFGTGSSSLAGGSLTTGEPQADSVTFRVSVPASTPANAQVYLTGSFNSWNAADAAYLLTRGSDGVYSVTLNLPAGSAVTYKLTRGSWGTVETTSSGAEIANRTLTPAGGAQTVTISVQRWKDQ, encoded by the coding sequence ATGAAAAGTAAACGTACACGCCTACTTGTTCCCGTACTAATCACATCTATGATACTGTCGATCGCGATGAGCATGTTCGTTCTGCCCCCGGCCAGGGCTGAAGCAGCCAGCATTGGAACAGTAACCGAGAATGACACGATTTATCAGATTATGGTTGACCGTTTCCATGACGGAAACACTTCCAATAATGCCACAGGAGCAGCCATCCGCTACGGGGAGAACTCTGAGGAGGATTTCCGTTACATGAAGGGCGGCGACTGGCAGGGGGTCATTGACAAGCTCCCGTATATTCACAATATGGGCTATACCGCGATCTGGATCTCACCGGTAGCCGAGCCCCAGATGACTAACCGTGAGAACAACGGTACAGGCAAGAACACTGCCTACCACGGCTACAATGTCAAAGATCCGAACAAGGCCAACCCTTACTTCGGCACCAAAGAAAAGCTGAAAGAGCTCGTAGACTCCGCGCATGCGCTCGGAATTAAGGTGATCATTGATGTCGTTCCCAACCACATCGGTGATTACATGCTCGGCACTCAGGCCTATTATGATATCCCGTCCCTGCAGCCGGCTGCTCCGTTCAATAATCCGGCCTGGTATCACCATAACGGGGATATTAACTGGTCACTTGCCGATGGACGGTACGATCAGTGGGCCCAGGATTATCTGGAGAATCATGATCTGGGTGGTCTGGATGATATCGACTTCGATGTTCCTGCCGCCAAGCAGGCCATCTTCAGCTCCATTAAAGGCTGGTTCGACTATACGGGGGCAGACGGTGCCCGTGTCGATGCGGCCAAGCTGATCAAGCCGACAGATATCGGCGAACTTCAGAACCTGCTGGGCGTGAATACCTTCGGAGAGAATTTCGACGGCAATGCCGAATTCGTCTCCCGCTGGGTCGGTACCAATAAGGAGTGGGGGATGCTCGACTTCCCGCTGTTCTTCTCCGTGCTGAACAGCTTCGCGTACGGGCAGTCTTTTGACGCCAATATTAAAGGCACCCTGGCTCAAGACTCCTACTACGGCGGCAATGCCAACCATATGGTTACCTTCATCGACAATCATGACCGCAACCGCTTCCTGACAGAAGCCGGGGGCAGTGTTGAGAAGCTGCAGAATGCTTTGTCCTTTATTTTCACCGTGCGCGGAACGCCTGTGGTCTTCCAGGGAACAGAGCAGAATAAGGGCAACGGCAACGGGCAGATCATGACGGGCGGGATCGCCGATACATGGAACCGCTGGTCAATGGTGAAGCGGGATGCAAACGGCAATGTGCTGGAGAATTATTTCAATGAGAATGCCAGTACCTTCAAGCATGTAGCCAAGCTGAACGAGATCCGCAAAAACAACCCGGCCCTCCGCACCGGCACCCAGCGCGAAATGTGGTCCGCACAGAATCTGTACGCCTTCTCCCGGCGGATTGATACGGGCACGAATGTCGGCCAGGAGGTCATCTCCGCATTCAGTAATGCATCCGGCGGATCACAGACGGTGACGCTGCCGCTGCGCGCCGAAAGCACGCTTACCGCAGGTACAGTTCTGGTGAACCAGTTGAACCCCTCCGATACTGTGACTGTGCAGGCGGGCGGTGCCACCGGTAAGCAAATTACAGTTACCCTGGGTGCCAATTCGGCCAAGATCTACTCCAAGACTCAGTCCATCGTTGATACGAAGGCTCCGACTGTTCCGGAGAATGTAACGGCTACGGTCCAGAATGCCTCCAGTGCGCTAGTGTCCTGGTCGGCCTCCACGGATAATGTCGGAGTTACAGGGTATGAGATTTACCGCAATGGAGTCAAGATCGGAACCTCTGCGACTACATCGTATACCGATAGCGGATTATCCGGCAGCACTAATTATTCTTATACGGTAAAAGCGTATGACGCCGCCGCCAATCTGTCGGCACTTAGCGCAGCGGCACTGATCGTCACACCAGCCGGGAACAGTGTAACGATATACTACAAGCAGGGTTACACCAATCCGTACATTCATTACCGCCCGGTTGGGGGTACCTGGACAGTCTCGCCGGGTGTAGCGATTCCAGCCGCTGAAGTGGCAGGCTATAACAAAATCACCATCAACATCGGCGCAGCCACCCAGCTCGAAGCCTGCTTCAATAACGGCAGCGGGACTTGGGACAGCAACGGCGGCAGCAATTACCTGTTCGGCACCGGCACCTGGACCTACACGCCTACAGGCAATATCCAGGCAGGCGGCCCGGTAACGCCAACGGCATCGCCGACAGCTACGCCAACCGTAGCTCCAACAGCGACACCAACCGTAGCGCCGACCGCGACACCGACCGTAGCACCAACGGTAGCGCCAACGGCAACACCTGTGCCAACCGCCACTCCGGCGGGCAACACTGCGACAATCTATTACAAGAATACGGCGTTCAGCAATTCCTATATCCATTACAAGCTGGATGGGGCGACGGTCTGGACGACTTCACCGGGTGTGCAGATGCAGGCCTCGGACTTCAGCGGCTACAAGTCTATTACCATTCCGCTGGGCAGCGCTACAGGTCTGACCGCAGCTTTCAATAACGGCAGCGGCACCTGGGATAGCAATGGCGGTAACAATTATCATTTTGGTACCGGCAGCTCCAGTCTGGCAGGGGGGAGCTTAACCACAGGTGAACCTCAGGCAGACAGCGTGACCTTCCGGGTCAGCGTTCCGGCCTCGACTCCGGCGAATGCTCAGGTCTATCTTACGGGTTCATTCAACAGCTGGAATGCGGCAGATGCAGCCTACCTGCTGACCCGTGGCAGTGACGGCGTCTATTCCGTCACCTTGAACCTTCCGGCAGGCAGCGCTGTGACGTATAAGCTGACACGCGGAAGCTGGGGCACGGTAGAGACTACATCCAGCGGCGCAGAAATTGCCAACCGGACGCTTACGCCGGCAGGCGGAGCGCAGACAGTGACAATAAGCGTGCAGCGCTGGAAGGATCAATAA
- a CDS encoding response regulator transcription factor, producing the protein MAQRLLVIEDEPTLARLLSYNLTQEGYEVTVEDHGTAGYDRATREPFDLIVLDLMLPGMNGIDILDKLRGQGIRTPVIVLTAKNAEEDVVRGLKSGADDYITKPFGVSELLARVSAVLRRISGIAEEAPPETAVSASTIILGQLEIYPERYEVSLGGQSINLRPKEFEVLLYLARKPGVVLTRDDLMNAVWGFDYIGGQRTVDVHVSSLRKKLELDPESVHIDSIRGVGYKLVVNKKRTPVI; encoded by the coding sequence ATGGCACAACGATTGCTTGTCATTGAAGACGAACCGACACTGGCCCGGCTGCTGTCTTATAACCTGACACAGGAAGGCTACGAGGTGACGGTGGAGGATCATGGAACGGCAGGATATGACCGTGCGACTAGAGAACCTTTTGACTTGATCGTACTGGATCTGATGCTGCCCGGCATGAACGGCATTGACATTCTGGATAAATTGCGTGGACAAGGCATCCGCACACCGGTTATAGTGCTGACGGCCAAGAATGCGGAAGAGGATGTCGTCCGCGGGCTGAAGTCCGGTGCGGATGACTATATTACGAAGCCCTTCGGCGTATCCGAGCTGCTGGCCCGGGTCAGCGCAGTGCTGCGGCGTATCTCCGGCATTGCCGAAGAAGCTCCGCCCGAGACAGCGGTATCTGCATCGACGATTATTCTCGGACAGCTGGAGATCTATCCCGAGCGTTATGAAGTCTCGCTGGGCGGACAGAGCATCAATCTGCGGCCGAAGGAATTTGAAGTGCTGCTGTATCTGGCCCGGAAGCCGGGCGTCGTTCTGACGCGGGATGATCTGATGAATGCGGTCTGGGGCTTCGACTATATCGGAGGCCAGCGTACCGTAGATGTGCATGTCAGCTCCCTGCGCAAGAAGCTGGAGCTTGACCCTGAATCCGTGCATATCGATTCCATCCGCGGCGTGGGCTACAAGCTGGTCGTCAACAAGAAGAGAACACCGGTCATTTAA
- the pstB gene encoding phosphate ABC transporter ATP-binding protein PstB has translation MKSIIDIEKLDLYYESFHALKNVDLQIPEKQVTAFIGPSGCGKSTLLRTLNRMNDMIPGTRIEGKVNIGGKNIYSDEIEVESLRKQVGMVFQQPNPFPKSIYDNVAYGPRLHGVKSKAELDVLVEQSLRQSALWEEVKDFLKKSALSLSGGQQQRLCIARALAVQPDILLMDEATSALDPVSTLKIEELVQELRDKYTIVMVTHNMHQAARVSGRTVFFLNGVIVEAADTELLFSNPRDSRTEDYISGRFG, from the coding sequence ATGAAATCCATCATTGACATAGAGAAGCTAGATCTCTACTATGAGTCATTCCATGCCCTGAAGAATGTGGATTTGCAGATTCCGGAGAAGCAGGTGACCGCTTTTATCGGACCCTCCGGCTGCGGGAAATCCACACTGCTGCGTACCCTTAACCGTATGAACGACATGATTCCCGGAACACGTATTGAAGGTAAAGTAAATATCGGCGGCAAAAATATCTACAGCGACGAGATCGAAGTGGAGAGTCTGCGCAAGCAGGTGGGGATGGTGTTCCAGCAGCCCAATCCTTTTCCTAAGTCGATCTATGATAATGTGGCTTATGGCCCGCGTCTGCACGGTGTGAAGAGCAAGGCCGAGCTGGATGTCCTTGTAGAGCAAAGCCTGCGCCAGTCCGCGCTCTGGGAGGAAGTGAAGGATTTCCTCAAGAAGTCTGCCTTAAGTCTGTCCGGAGGCCAGCAGCAGCGTCTTTGTATTGCCAGAGCCCTTGCCGTACAGCCGGATATTCTGCTGATGGATGAGGCGACGTCAGCGCTCGACCCGGTGTCCACACTCAAGATTGAGGAGCTGGTCCAGGAGCTGCGGGATAAGTATACGATTGTAATGGTCACGCATAATATGCATCAGGCCGCCCGGGTATCGGGACGCACTGTATTTTTCCTGAACGGCGTCATTGTGGAGGCTGCGGACACGGAGCTGTTGTTCTCGAATCCGAGAGATTCCCGCACAGAAGATTATATCTCCGGCCGCTTCGGCTAA
- a CDS encoding ATP-binding protein, producing MKPFRIRLTIILMALIGISMTGAGITMAQLFKDSHISVLEENMSREIKLLSGTFSFMDTSSPDALNYYTEQAEKISSLTGSRVTFITKQGRVIGDSEKNPREMDNHSTREEELLAAKEGIGRAIRYSDTLDREMMYVAGSVSSDQGFDGYIRLSMGLDTVTEGLNRAWMIMAGGLVLLFIAATLVSYKVASSMTSPLEQITRVARRITDLDYDARVPMKRKDEIGQLATAINAMADSLQAQLKTIRDNEDLLQSVLDNMTGGIVMINAEGEIALLNRAAERLLDVKNSEMTGHSYKEIKHHYELTRLIDDGVSAGVPVHEERSIYNPVERIVRLDGVPMIQDGCSRGMLFLLQEVTEIRRLEKMRSEFVANVSHELKTPVAAVKGFAETLLGGGVTDEKTARSFLQIIYDENERLNRLIGDILELSKIESKRVQLECSPIHLIEFFDSVLETLSKVAEKKKITLSSDVPAELFIEGDEDKLRQIFMNLLSNAINYTQDGGNVRVTVVSIQKKDGTESVRFTVSDTGMGIPRKDLPRIFERFYRVDKARSRSSGGTGLGLSIVKHLVELHRGSINVESDLGIGSSFILELPLLQEENQ from the coding sequence ATGAAACCATTCCGCATTCGACTTACCATCATACTTATGGCACTGATAGGAATATCAATGACCGGGGCCGGGATCACCATGGCTCAGCTGTTCAAGGATTCGCATATTTCCGTGCTGGAAGAGAACATGTCCCGGGAAATAAAGCTGCTCTCCGGCACCTTTTCATTCATGGATACCAGCAGTCCGGATGCCCTGAACTACTATACAGAACAGGCAGAGAAGATCTCCAGCTTGACCGGATCACGCGTCACCTTCATTACGAAGCAAGGCCGGGTTATCGGCGACTCGGAGAAGAATCCGCGCGAGATGGACAACCACTCTACCCGCGAGGAGGAGCTGCTGGCCGCGAAGGAGGGGATTGGCCGGGCGATCCGTTACAGTGATACATTAGACCGTGAAATGATGTATGTGGCGGGTTCCGTGTCCTCGGATCAGGGCTTTGACGGGTATATCCGGCTGTCGATGGGGCTGGATACCGTAACTGAAGGACTGAACCGGGCGTGGATGATCATGGCAGGGGGGCTGGTGCTGCTGTTCATTGCCGCAACCTTGGTGAGCTACAAAGTGGCTTCCAGTATGACCTCACCGCTGGAGCAGATCACCAGAGTGGCACGGCGGATTACCGATCTCGATTACGATGCCCGTGTGCCCATGAAGCGCAAGGATGAGATCGGCCAGCTGGCAACAGCCATCAACGCGATGGCCGACAGTCTCCAGGCTCAGCTGAAGACCATTCGCGACAATGAGGACCTGCTGCAGAGCGTACTTGATAACATGACCGGCGGCATTGTGATGATTAACGCTGAAGGAGAGATTGCCCTGCTCAACCGGGCCGCCGAACGGCTGCTCGATGTGAAGAACAGCGAGATGACCGGGCATTCCTATAAGGAGATCAAGCATCACTATGAGCTTACCCGGCTGATCGATGATGGAGTATCCGCAGGTGTACCTGTTCACGAGGAGCGCAGCATTTATAATCCGGTGGAGCGGATTGTGCGTCTGGACGGGGTGCCTATGATCCAGGACGGCTGCTCCCGGGGCATGCTGTTCCTGCTTCAGGAGGTTACAGAGATCCGCCGGCTTGAGAAGATGCGCAGCGAATTCGTCGCCAATGTCTCCCACGAGCTGAAGACCCCTGTCGCTGCGGTAAAAGGCTTCGCCGAGACCCTCCTCGGCGGCGGTGTTACGGATGAGAAGACAGCGCGTTCGTTCCTGCAGATTATTTACGATGAGAACGAACGGCTGAACCGCCTGATCGGTGACATCCTGGAGCTGTCCAAAATCGAATCCAAACGCGTTCAGCTGGAATGCTCCCCGATTCATCTGATCGAGTTCTTCGACTCCGTGCTGGAAACGCTCAGCAAGGTAGCGGAGAAGAAAAAGATTACGCTCAGCTCGGATGTGCCTGCGGAGCTATTTATTGAGGGAGATGAAGACAAGCTGCGCCAGATCTTCATGAATCTGCTCTCCAATGCGATCAACTACACCCAGGACGGGGGCAATGTCAGAGTGACGGTGGTGAGTATCCAGAAGAAGGATGGCACCGAGAGCGTGCGCTTTACAGTCAGCGATACGGGGATGGGGATTCCGCGTAAGGATCTGCCCCGGATCTTTGAACGCTTTTACCGGGTGGACAAAGCCCGCTCCAGAAGCTCCGGCGGAACCGGCCTCGGTCTATCCATCGTGAAGCATCTCGTCGAGCTGCATCGCGGGTCTATTAACGTAGAGAGCGATCTGGGCATTGGCAGCTCATTTATCCTGGAATTGCCGCTGCTGCAGGAAGAGAATCAATAA
- the phoU gene encoding phosphate signaling complex protein PhoU, which translates to MIRRKEFDKDLEELRTLLQQMGEHVTDALDGAILALQTLDTVRAQEIVKADLRLNAMEDRIMEIGSRLIITQQPVAKDLRRIIVAFKISSDLERMGDLALDVAKVTMRIQGQQLIKPLVDIPRMAELVTIMTTEAIQSYLDENTDLAYKMAQDDDQVDGLYSAMINELYTYMVQKPETVNQAMLLTLVGRYIERIADHATNIGESVVYLVTGKRPDLNQ; encoded by the coding sequence ATGATTCGCAGAAAAGAATTCGATAAAGATCTGGAAGAACTGCGCACCCTGCTGCAGCAGATGGGCGAGCATGTAACGGATGCCCTGGATGGGGCGATACTGGCCCTGCAGACCCTTGATACGGTACGGGCACAGGAGATTGTCAAAGCCGACCTGCGGCTGAACGCTATGGAAGATCGGATTATGGAGATCGGCTCGCGGCTGATCATCACCCAGCAGCCGGTGGCGAAGGATCTGCGCCGCATTATTGTGGCCTTCAAAATCTCCAGCGATCTGGAGCGTATGGGCGATCTGGCACTGGATGTAGCCAAGGTGACGATGCGCATTCAGGGACAGCAGCTGATCAAGCCGCTTGTGGATATTCCGCGCATGGCTGAGCTTGTCACGATCATGACCACGGAGGCCATTCAGTCTTATCTCGACGAGAACACGGACCTTGCCTACAAAATGGCGCAGGATGACGATCAGGTTGATGGCCTGTACAGCGCGATGATTAACGAACTGTACACTTATATGGTTCAGAAGCCTGAAACAGTGAATCAGGCGATGCTGCTCACACTAGTTGGCCGTTACATTGAGCGGATTGCCGATCATGCCACGAATATTGGCGAAAGTGTAGTGTATCTGGTTACAGGTAAACGTCCGGATTTGAACCAATAA
- the mutM gene encoding DNA-formamidopyrimidine glycosylase has translation MPELPEVETVRRTLNELITGKQIEHVTVRLPRIIQRPDDIQAFAHMLAGHSVVTVERRGKFLRFVFDGLVMVSHLRMEGRYGMYRKDEVLDKHTHVIFHFTDGTELRYTDVRQFGTMHLFGPGEDLLLKPLNKLGQEPLDADFTLERFKEIVTKRSTKIKPLLLNQEYIVGIGNIYVDESLHRAGIHPEETAKSLTEDQLARLHLAIVATLTEAVNAGGSSVKSYVNGQGESGSYQDQHKIYGRKDQPCATCGTLIEKSVVGGRGTHYCPSCQPVPVLIL, from the coding sequence ATGCCGGAATTGCCGGAAGTCGAAACAGTCAGAAGAACACTTAATGAGTTAATTACAGGCAAGCAGATAGAGCATGTCACCGTCCGGCTGCCGCGGATTATTCAGCGCCCGGATGATATTCAGGCCTTTGCCCATATGCTGGCAGGCCATAGTGTGGTTACCGTTGAACGCAGAGGCAAGTTTCTGCGTTTCGTATTTGACGGGCTGGTGATGGTCTCCCATCTGCGGATGGAGGGCCGTTACGGGATGTACCGTAAGGACGAGGTGCTGGACAAGCATACGCATGTTATTTTCCATTTCACAGATGGGACGGAGCTGCGTTATACGGATGTGCGCCAGTTCGGAACGATGCATCTGTTCGGGCCTGGGGAAGATCTGCTGCTGAAACCGCTGAATAAGCTGGGGCAGGAGCCGCTGGATGCGGATTTCACACTGGAACGGTTCAAGGAGATTGTCACGAAGCGGAGCACCAAGATCAAGCCGCTGCTGCTCAATCAGGAATATATAGTAGGGATCGGCAATATTTATGTAGATGAGTCCCTGCACCGCGCAGGCATCCACCCGGAGGAGACCGCGAAGTCCCTCACGGAGGATCAGCTGGCCAGATTGCACCTTGCTATTGTCGCAACACTGACGGAAGCGGTGAATGCCGGAGGCTCCTCTGTGAAGTCGTATGTCAACGGCCAGGGGGAGAGCGGGAGCTACCAGGATCAGCACAAGATCTACGGACGCAAGGATCAGCCGTGTGCCACCTGCGGCACGCTGATTGAGAAGAGTGTGGTCGGCGGACGGGGAACGCATTATTGTCCCAGCTGCCAGCCGGTACCTGTACTGATTCTGTGA
- the polA gene encoding DNA polymerase I has protein sequence MDKLILIDGNNIIYRAFFAMPPLTNTAGQQTNAVYGFTTMLLRLLEEHKPTHMIVAFDAGKITFRHEGYEDYKGGRQKTPPELSEQFPLLKELLKGLGVPQFEIAGYEADDIIGTISREADAAGRQVMIVSGDKDMLQLASEHTTIAMVRKGVTEVELYGPKQIRDKYDLTPEQIIDLKGLMGDASDNIPGVPGVGEKTALKLLQQFGSVEGVLAGTGELKGKMKEKLEEHADSAIMSKKLATIYREVPLEHTWEDMVFSGIVADTAGPALAKLEFKSLLERLSLSAYSHAADGSLSGPAAVEAAELTITIVDEAGIEKLVQALPGISALHVESNGENPHRAEVIGLGLSSPEQHYFVPFALLKSKAAEPLRNWLGDDQAPKSGYDLHRADLALHWQGIAFAGAANDVQLAAYLLDPTEASQNLNDLTTKYGLPRLSPDEDVFGKGAKYRIPELKILGEHVARKSATVLGIVQKQQVELDKTDMTGLFQDLEMPLSRILADMEKQGIAVNKDDLIQLGKEFEAQISRLVTEIYSACGTEFNLNSPKQLGEVLFVKLGLPVVKKTKTGYSTDAEVLEKLAPYHDAVRLILQYRSIAKLQSTYVEGLMKEISPETGKVHTFYRQTIAATGRLSSQFPNLQNIPIRLEEGRKIRKVFVPSEPGWSILAADYSQIELRVLAHISGDARMKEAFVEDMDIHTKTAMDVFGVPAESVDSNMRRSAKAVNFGIVYGISDYGLSQNLNIPRKEAARFIEQYFEVFQGVRRYMDDIVVEARKQGYVTTLLERRRYLPEINAKNFNLRSFAERTAMNTPIQGTAADIIKLAMVHMDKALHERGLKSRMLLQVHDELVFEVPEEELEQMKQLLPEVMAGALELSVPLKAEVSFGSNWYEAK, from the coding sequence GTGGACAAGCTGATACTCATTGATGGAAATAATATCATTTACCGGGCGTTCTTCGCCATGCCGCCGCTGACCAATACAGCGGGACAGCAGACGAATGCGGTATACGGTTTCACGACGATGCTGCTGCGTCTGCTGGAGGAGCATAAACCGACACATATGATTGTGGCCTTCGACGCGGGGAAGATAACCTTCCGCCATGAAGGCTATGAAGATTATAAGGGCGGGCGCCAGAAGACCCCGCCGGAGCTGTCCGAGCAGTTCCCGCTGCTCAAGGAGCTGCTTAAGGGGCTGGGGGTTCCGCAATTCGAGATTGCAGGCTACGAAGCTGACGATATTATCGGTACCATCTCCAGGGAAGCGGATGCCGCCGGCCGTCAGGTGATGATTGTGTCCGGGGATAAGGATATGCTGCAGCTGGCTTCCGAGCATACAACCATAGCAATGGTGCGCAAGGGAGTTACGGAAGTGGAGCTCTACGGACCTAAGCAGATCCGTGACAAATATGATCTCACCCCTGAGCAGATCATTGATCTGAAGGGGCTGATGGGCGATGCCAGCGACAATATTCCCGGGGTGCCGGGAGTCGGGGAGAAGACAGCGCTTAAGCTGCTCCAGCAGTTCGGATCGGTGGAGGGCGTACTGGCCGGAACCGGTGAGCTGAAGGGGAAAATGAAAGAGAAGCTGGAAGAGCACGCGGACAGCGCCATCATGAGCAAAAAATTGGCGACGATCTACCGCGAGGTTCCGCTTGAACATACCTGGGAGGATATGGTGTTCAGCGGAATTGTTGCCGATACGGCGGGTCCTGCCCTGGCGAAGCTGGAGTTCAAGTCTCTGCTGGAACGCCTGTCGCTGAGCGCCTATTCGCATGCGGCGGACGGCAGTCTGTCCGGCCCCGCAGCGGTGGAAGCGGCAGAGCTTACGATTACAATTGTTGACGAAGCCGGAATAGAGAAGCTGGTTCAGGCACTGCCGGGCATTTCCGCTCTACATGTGGAATCTAACGGGGAGAACCCGCACCGTGCCGAAGTGATCGGCCTCGGGCTGTCTTCACCGGAGCAGCATTATTTCGTGCCTTTTGCCCTGCTGAAGAGTAAGGCAGCGGAACCGCTGCGGAACTGGCTTGGCGACGATCAGGCACCGAAGAGCGGGTATGATCTGCACCGTGCCGATCTGGCGCTGCATTGGCAGGGGATTGCTTTTGCCGGAGCCGCTAATGATGTTCAGCTTGCCGCATACCTGCTGGACCCGACCGAAGCGAGCCAGAACTTGAATGACCTGACCACGAAATACGGCCTGCCCCGCTTATCGCCGGATGAAGATGTCTTCGGCAAAGGGGCCAAATATAGAATTCCTGAGCTTAAGATTCTCGGTGAGCATGTCGCCCGCAAGAGTGCAACCGTGCTTGGCATTGTGCAGAAGCAGCAGGTGGAGCTGGACAAGACGGATATGACCGGTCTGTTCCAGGACCTGGAGATGCCGTTGTCGCGGATTCTTGCCGATATGGAGAAACAGGGCATTGCTGTTAACAAGGACGATCTTATCCAGCTCGGCAAGGAATTCGAAGCCCAAATCTCCCGGCTGGTCACTGAGATTTACTCCGCTTGCGGAACCGAATTCAATCTTAATTCTCCGAAGCAACTAGGCGAGGTTCTGTTCGTGAAGCTCGGTCTGCCAGTCGTGAAGAAGACGAAGACCGGATATTCAACGGATGCAGAGGTGCTGGAAAAGCTTGCGCCTTATCATGACGCCGTGCGCCTGATTCTGCAATACCGTTCCATTGCCAAGCTGCAATCCACGTATGTGGAAGGCCTGATGAAGGAAATCTCGCCGGAGACCGGCAAGGTACACACCTTCTACCGGCAGACGATTGCGGCTACGGGCCGGCTGAGCAGCCAGTTCCCGAACCTGCAGAACATTCCGATCCGGCTCGAAGAGGGCCGTAAGATCCGTAAGGTATTCGTGCCCTCTGAGCCGGGCTGGTCGATTCTGGCGGCGGATTACTCGCAGATCGAGCTGCGTGTGCTGGCGCATATCTCGGGCGATGCGCGGATGAAGGAAGCTTTTGTCGAGGATATGGATATTCATACCAAGACCGCGATGGATGTATTCGGCGTCCCTGCGGAGAGTGTGGACAGTAATATGCGCCGCTCGGCCAAAGCGGTTAACTTCGGCATTGTATACGGCATCAGCGATTACGGCCTGTCGCAGAACCTGAACATTCCGCGTAAGGAAGCGGCCCGGTTCATTGAACAGTATTTCGAGGTGTTCCAGGGTGTGCGCCGTTACATGGATGATATTGTGGTCGAGGCCCGGAAGCAGGGATATGTGACTACGCTGCTGGAACGCCGCCGTTATCTGCCGGAGATCAATGCGAAGAACTTCAATCTGCGGTCCTTCGCAGAACGTACGGCGATGAATACGCCGATTCAGGGAACCGCTGCGGATATTATCAAGCTGGCCATGGTTCATATGGATAAGGCGCTGCATGAGCGCGGCCTGAAGAGCCGGATGCTGCTCCAGGTACACGATGAGTTGGTGTTTGAGGTGCCGGAGGAGGAGCTGGAGCAGATGAAGCAGCTGCTGCCAGAGGTGATGGCCGGAGCGCTGGAGCTGTCTGTTCCGCTGAAGGCAGAGGTAAGTTTTGGGAGCAACTGGTACGAAGCGAAATAG